The nucleotide sequence AAAATAGTAGTAAAGAAGGATTTGAGACACCTGGTGAAGTTTATAGAATCATTGAAGATTCATATAAGAATATTAATACTTTAGTTTCTAGAGCATATGCTCAATCTATGAAAGTTAGCAAAGAGATAAAAGAATTTAGCATTATATCAGATAAAATAAGGTTATTTACAGAAAAATCATATAATTCCGTGAACAATATAAGGGAAATAATAGACAAGCTACAAGATAAATTTGAAGATGCCATATATAATGGTAAGTGTTTAGTAAAAGAAATTAATAGCACTAACTCTTATGAAATAGATATACTTGAAATAGATAAAAATAAATATGTAAGTAATTTTAATAAATTGTTTGAAGTTTTATATGATGTGGATTATATTTTCTTTCGAGTTAAGGATATTATAGATGATGAAAGAAAGGTATATAAATCCATAGAGGAAATCCCTAAGGATATATTACTATGTTCAAATATGTTAACAGAAGATTTGAAAGACACAATCATGGACATGAAGGAATTAACAGCCATATCCCAAGGGCAATTGGTTCTAGTAGAAAGGCTTAATAAATTACTTAAAAATGAATAAATTATAAAAATAATTATAGATGTGCTAAAAATTATTGACATTTCCATAGTAAAGTGATAAATTTAATGTAAATTAAAACATAATATTCATATTAATATAGTAGGAATTAAGTGGTTAAAATAGGGTGAAAATTAAGTTTTTACCCTATTTTAACTAAAATGATCAAAAGTTTTAAGAGAAGTTTTTTTAATATTATATAGGCGCGAAACCTTAATTATTGGGAAATAAAGTACATGCTTATGCAATTGGTATTCAGTTGACATACAGAGATGAACTTTACATCATTACATAGTAAAGTAATATGTTTTATATGACATGCAAAAAGCGTTAAATAATAAGATAACAAGGGGCGTAGAGGTATGAAATTTTCAACAAAACTTATTCATGGAAACTATAATTTAGAAAATACAGGAGCAACTAATGTTCCGATATATATGTCAAATGCATATGCGCATAGTTCACCTCAGGAGCTAGAGAATGTATTTAAAGGAAAGTTTCCTGGTTATGTATACAGTAGATTTTCAAACCCAACAGTACTGGAGTTCGAAAGAAGAATGGCAAGCATTGAAGGAGGACTTACTGCAACTTCGGCAGCTTCGGGTATGAGTGCTATATATATGGCAATAACCAATATAGTTCATCCCGGGGACGAAATTATTGCTTCAACAGGACTTTATGGGGGTACCTATACTCTAATTTCAAACTTACAGAATATTGGAGTTAAGGTAATATTTTTAGAAGACATAAGCAAAAAGACACTTTTAAATAATATAAACGAAAATACAAAGCTTGTTTATACAGAAACTATAGGCAATCCTAAATTAGATATTTTGGATATTGAGTCAGTGGGAAGAGTATGCAAGGAAAAAGGGATAATTTTCATGGTGGATTCTACAATATCGACGCCATATCTAATAAATCCTTCAAAATACGGAGCAGACGTTATAATTCATTCAACGTCAAAGTATATCAATGGTACATCA is from Clostridium acetobutylicum ATCC 824 and encodes:
- a CDS encoding O-acetylhomoserine aminocarboxypropyltransferase/cysteine synthase family protein: MKFSTKLIHGNYNLENTGATNVPIYMSNAYAHSSPQELENVFKGKFPGYVYSRFSNPTVLEFERRMASIEGGLTATSAASGMSAIYMAITNIVHPGDEIIASTGLYGGTYTLISNLQNIGVKVIFLEDISKKTLLNNINENTKLVYTETIGNPKLDILDIESVGRVCKEKGIIFMVDSTISTPYLINPSKYGADVIIHSTSKYINGTSNAIGGMIVDCGSEKYKNHRYENFQKYAEKYDKLAFTAKLKSTSGLDIGASMSPFNAFLSLTGIETLSLRMKKHCENAMKIASYLEKSDKVTNVNYPNLKSSKYYDLATKYYADGASGILTFRLGTKENAYKFLAKLKLILDTTNIGDCKTIIIHPASTICINNTEEEREKMAVYDDLLRLSVGIEDIEDILEDIDRALEAI